In Flavobacterium sp. CBA20B-1, one DNA window encodes the following:
- a CDS encoding vWA domain-containing protein — protein sequence MSNITFLNPHFFWLLLLLLPLGWYWFINRKNEKVPVKISSIQGFKNQKTLLTKLYPLLFVLRAVAFAALIVALARPQTIDKSTKSKITNGVDIVLATDVSGSMLSRDLKPNRLEALKTVAADFIKDRIDDRLGIVVYAAEAYTKAPVTSDKNRLLNQLADIKYDRIIQDGTGIGVGLATAVNRLKESKAKSKVVILMTDGVNNSGLIDPQMAADIAKEYKIKVYTIGIGTNGMAETPVAILPNGDLKYDRVKVEIDEALMKSIAQKTGGKYFRATDTKRLENIYDEINQLEKTKIDEQKFVQRTELFRSLVLLALGLLVIEYLSRKTIFKGFV from the coding sequence ATGAGTAATATAACCTTTTTAAATCCGCACTTTTTCTGGTTGTTATTACTTTTACTGCCATTGGGCTGGTATTGGTTCATCAACAGAAAAAACGAGAAAGTTCCTGTAAAAATCAGCAGTATTCAAGGTTTTAAAAACCAAAAAACACTGCTCACCAAGCTTTATCCGTTGCTTTTTGTATTGCGGGCAGTGGCTTTTGCAGCGCTTATAGTGGCTTTGGCCCGACCGCAAACCATTGACAAAAGCACCAAATCTAAAATTACAAACGGTGTGGATATTGTGTTGGCAACCGATGTTTCAGGGTCGATGCTTTCGCGCGATTTAAAACCCAATCGTTTAGAAGCCCTAAAAACAGTAGCTGCCGATTTTATTAAAGACCGTATAGACGACCGTTTGGGAATTGTGGTTTACGCCGCCGAAGCATACACCAAAGCGCCTGTCACCAGCGATAAAAATAGGTTGTTGAATCAATTGGCTGATATTAAGTACGACCGCATTATTCAAGACGGAACAGGTATTGGCGTTGGTTTGGCAACAGCCGTAAACAGGTTAAAAGAAAGCAAAGCAAAGAGCAAAGTAGTTATTTTAATGACCGATGGTGTGAACAATTCGGGCTTGATTGATCCGCAAATGGCTGCCGATATTGCCAAAGAATACAAAATTAAAGTTTATACAATTGGTATTGGAACCAACGGTATGGCAGAAACACCCGTGGCAATATTGCCAAATGGCGATTTAAAATACGACCGTGTAAAGGTGGAAATTGATGAAGCTTTAATGAAAAGCATCGCTCAAAAAACCGGTGGAAAATATTTCCGGGCAACAGATACCAAACGATTAGAAAATATTTACGACGAAATTAATCAATTAGAAAAAACAAAAATCGATGAGCAAAAGTTTGTACAGCGCACCGAATTGTTTCGTTCGTTGGTGCTTTTAGCGTTGGGATTATTAGTAATAGAATATTTATCAAGAAAAACAATATTTAAAGGATTCGTGTAA